The following coding sequences lie in one Pontibacter sp. G13 genomic window:
- a CDS encoding glycoside hydrolase family 3 C-terminal domain-containing protein, translating into MTARKLLLTALKILGALILVVLIVAGIVLYRSANYEMMPLQTSDLEVPMTDGQPDYQKLAESLVAQMTLEEKLNQMSGAPRSTGMLKLVSNFFLKGRFPHVFVGENERLGIPPWVLSDGPRGARVLADGVKGVTTFPVAMSRGASWNPDLEYRINEVISAEMRANQTNYGATPCINLLRHPGWGRAQETYGEDPWLLGEFGLAAVKGIESNHVMACPKHFALNSIENSRWVVDVEVDERALREVYLPHFKKTLQQGKPASIMSAYNSVNGEFCGSNRHLLTEILRDDWGFEGFVSTDWLFGLYDGVGGVKAGLDVEMPFGQFYTLEVLQQGIADGEITEADIDRLVIRSLATRLKYATIDDQNQYPQSLIAQPSSIELAREAAEEGMVLLKNEGVLPFTKTPGKKTAVIGRLANLPNTGDQGSSDSKSLYVVTPHAGIQAYHGEDGHEVLLYDGTDVAIAQELAEEADEVIVVVGFTREDEGEYLIFQREQMIANAEAGQLVGDPNMGGDREDLRLRQTDEALIQALAGTHEQLAVVYIGGSAIDMSPWEDQVPAILFSWYAGMEGGHALANILYGETSPSGKLPFSIASDQADYPEFHPYTLSEKYGYYHGYTLFDKEEIEPAYPFGFGLSYASFRYDNLQVGQTELTETDTLRVTVELSNTSAISGKEVVQLYVGFHQSSVDRPVKLLRDFEKVGLQGQGTQTVTLEVPVKDLAWYNPDTKSWEVEQMDYEVYVGSSSAPADLLKAVFTVE; encoded by the coding sequence ATGACTGCAAGAAAACTACTACTCACCGCTTTGAAAATATTGGGTGCTTTGATTCTCGTGGTGCTGATTGTCGCGGGGATTGTGCTTTATCGAAGTGCCAATTACGAGATGATGCCGCTTCAGACCTCTGATCTGGAGGTCCCGATGACCGATGGCCAGCCGGATTACCAGAAGTTGGCAGAATCGCTGGTTGCCCAAATGACTTTGGAGGAAAAGCTCAATCAGATGTCCGGAGCGCCCCGCTCGACGGGAATGCTCAAGCTGGTGTCCAATTTCTTCCTAAAAGGCCGCTTTCCGCATGTATTTGTCGGGGAGAATGAACGTCTCGGCATTCCGCCTTGGGTATTGTCGGATGGTCCCCGTGGTGCTCGGGTACTGGCAGATGGGGTGAAGGGCGTAACGACTTTCCCGGTGGCGATGTCCCGCGGGGCGAGCTGGAATCCAGATCTGGAATACCGCATCAATGAAGTGATCTCAGCCGAGATGCGGGCGAATCAGACCAACTATGGGGCGACACCATGCATTAATCTGCTTCGACATCCGGGTTGGGGACGTGCCCAGGAGACCTACGGAGAAGATCCGTGGCTGCTGGGAGAATTTGGATTGGCGGCTGTCAAGGGGATCGAATCAAACCATGTCATGGCCTGTCCCAAGCATTTTGCCCTCAACAGCATCGAGAATTCTAGATGGGTAGTGGATGTGGAAGTGGACGAGCGGGCGCTGCGTGAAGTATATCTGCCGCATTTTAAGAAGACCCTCCAACAGGGAAAACCCGCATCGATCATGTCTGCCTATAACTCTGTCAATGGAGAATTCTGTGGCAGTAATCGCCACTTGTTGACGGAGATCTTGCGCGACGACTGGGGCTTTGAAGGATTCGTTTCCACGGATTGGCTCTTTGGGCTTTACGATGGAGTAGGAGGAGTCAAGGCGGGATTGGATGTGGAAATGCCTTTTGGTCAATTCTATACCCTCGAAGTACTCCAGCAAGGAATCGCAGATGGAGAAATCACCGAGGCGGATATCGATCGATTGGTCATTCGCTCCTTGGCCACCAGATTGAAATACGCTACAATTGACGACCAGAACCAATACCCCCAATCTCTGATTGCCCAACCTTCTAGTATCGAATTGGCACGAGAGGCCGCTGAGGAAGGCATGGTTCTGCTGAAAAATGAAGGCGTGCTGCCATTTACCAAGACTCCGGGCAAAAAGACCGCGGTGATCGGCCGCTTGGCGAATCTCCCCAACACGGGAGACCAGGGAAGCAGTGATTCCAAATCGCTCTATGTGGTTACGCCACATGCGGGCATTCAGGCATACCACGGCGAAGATGGCCACGAGGTACTGCTGTATGACGGTACCGATGTCGCAATCGCTCAGGAATTGGCCGAGGAGGCTGATGAAGTGATAGTGGTGGTTGGATTTACGCGGGAAGATGAGGGCGAATATTTGATCTTCCAGCGAGAACAAATGATCGCCAATGCCGAGGCCGGTCAATTGGTGGGTGATCCCAATATGGGGGGAGACCGCGAGGACTTGAGACTCCGGCAAACAGATGAAGCATTGATTCAGGCGCTTGCCGGTACACATGAGCAGCTAGCGGTTGTGTACATTGGAGGAAGCGCTATCGACATGTCCCCATGGGAAGATCAGGTGCCAGCCATTTTATTTTCTTGGTACGCTGGAATGGAAGGGGGGCATGCGCTCGCCAATATCCTCTATGGGGAGACCAGCCCCAGCGGGAAATTGCCATTTTCCATAGCGAGCGATCAGGCTGACTATCCCGAATTCCATCCCTACACCCTGTCTGAAAAATATGGCTATTATCACGGCTATACGTTATTTGACAAAGAAGAAATCGAACCCGCATACCCGTTTGGATTTGGCCTGAGCTATGCTTCCTTCCGATATGACAATCTCCAAGTGGGCCAAACCGAATTGACCGAAACGGACACCTTGCGGGTCACGGTGGAGCTGTCCAATACCTCTGCCATTTCCGGCAAAGAGGTTGTGCAACTCTATGTGGGTTTCCATCAATCGAGTGTAGATCGACCCGTCAAGCTTCTCCGCGATTTCGAGAAGGTGGGGCTTCAGGGTCAAGGCACTCAAACAGTCACCCTTGAAGTTCCAGTGAAGGATCTAGCATGGTACAATCCCGACACAAAAAGTTGGGAGGTAGAGCAGATGGATTATGAGGTGTATGTGGGCAGTTCCTCTGCACCTGCTGATTTGCTGAAAGCGGTGTTCACGGTAGAATAG
- a CDS encoding NrtR DNA-binding winged helix domain-containing protein: MAKCHNWFHPQLALLDIYQYLQQASEWYLPHVSVDITIIGFQEGTLKVLLLDSGEKWTLPGGYIGKEESMNDAAVRVLEDRTGLTGQYLKLFQVFGDKSRNFKEDIREMFRQQGFEWKEDLWINDRYISMAYYALVDLDQVHPTGGKMNQPHAWHDLNDLPPMWMDHAQIAQGALEQLKRDITIEQISFNLLPEEFTMPQLHRLHETILDKKLERSRFQKKMLALNLFERLPKLKEDVPHRKPYLYRIKDADDH; the protein is encoded by the coding sequence GTGGCAAAATGCCACAATTGGTTTCATCCTCAATTGGCACTCTTGGACATCTATCAATATTTACAGCAAGCCTCCGAATGGTATCTCCCCCATGTATCGGTGGATATCACGATCATTGGGTTTCAGGAAGGGACGCTCAAAGTGCTCCTGCTGGACAGTGGGGAAAAATGGACGCTGCCAGGTGGGTACATTGGCAAGGAGGAGTCTATGAATGATGCAGCCGTTCGGGTATTGGAAGATCGAACGGGGCTGACGGGACAGTATCTGAAGCTGTTTCAGGTGTTTGGGGACAAATCGAGGAATTTCAAGGAGGACATTCGCGAGATGTTCCGGCAGCAAGGCTTTGAGTGGAAAGAGGATCTCTGGATCAATGATCGGTACATTTCGATGGCTTACTATGCGCTTGTGGATCTCGATCAAGTGCATCCTACCGGGGGAAAAATGAACCAGCCCCACGCTTGGCACGACCTGAATGATCTGCCGCCCATGTGGATGGATCATGCCCAGATTGCGCAAGGAGCTTTGGAACAACTCAAACGAGACATCACCATCGAGCAAATCTCCTTCAATCTCCTTCCCGAGGAATTTACCATGCCGCAGTTGCATCGCCTCCACGAGACCATCTTGGACAAGAAATTGGAACGAAGCCGTTTCCAGAAAAAGATGCTGGCACTCAACCTATTTGAACGCCTGCCAAAACTCAAGGAAGACGTTCCGCATCGGAAACCCTATTTATACCGAATCAAAGACGCGGATGATCATTGA
- a CDS encoding SDR family oxidoreductase, with product MSGILELDSLTQRINQMNMERKLVVITGASSGFGREMAKLFAEAGHPLLLLARRLEKMEALELPHTVCRKVDVTDRVGFEAAVLEAEAEFGPTDLLVNNAGVMMLGDIASQNPQEWKLMMDVNVLGVLNGMQIVMPGMKERKTGTIINVASIAGLQPFANHGAYCASKYGVVGLSQVARAELAAHNVRVLHICPGAVETELLGHTTDSNIIKGYNEWKESVGATNITALDVARTIQFAYELPQSVSLREIVIADTQQDA from the coding sequence ATGAGTGGAATTCTGGAATTGGATTCCCTCACTCAACGAATCAATCAGATGAATATGGAGCGCAAATTGGTGGTGATCACGGGGGCTAGTTCTGGATTTGGCAGGGAGATGGCCAAGTTGTTTGCCGAAGCTGGACATCCGCTCTTGTTATTGGCACGAAGGCTAGAGAAAATGGAAGCCCTAGAACTCCCCCATACTGTATGTCGCAAAGTGGATGTCACCGACCGTGTGGGGTTCGAGGCGGCAGTGTTGGAAGCAGAAGCAGAGTTTGGGCCAACGGATCTGCTCGTCAACAATGCAGGAGTCATGATGCTGGGAGATATCGCCTCGCAAAATCCTCAGGAGTGGAAGTTGATGATGGACGTGAATGTCCTTGGCGTGCTCAACGGGATGCAGATTGTGATGCCGGGCATGAAGGAGCGCAAGACAGGAACCATCATCAATGTCGCCTCCATCGCGGGGCTACAGCCTTTTGCCAATCATGGAGCTTATTGCGCGAGCAAATACGGCGTGGTGGGACTCTCTCAAGTGGCTCGTGCTGAGCTGGCTGCACACAACGTAAGGGTGTTGCATATCTGTCCCGGAGCTGTAGAAACCGAATTGCTGGGCCATACAACAGATTCCAATATCATTAAGGGCTACAACGAATGGAAGGAATCAGTGGGGGCCACCAATATCACGGCGCTCGATGTGGCTCGTACCATCCAATTTGCCTATGAGCTGCCGCAATCGGTTTCCTTGCGAGAGATTGTGATTGCGGATACCCAACAAGATGCCTAG
- a CDS encoding GNAT family N-acetyltransferase, producing the protein MNPQISLVEPDDYPELVAVWEDSVRATHDFLQEADIQYFKPLILNTYLDAVELRCVKDAQGSILGFSGVAEGNLEMLFIHSEARGQGIGKALLNHAIEALLVRKVDVNEQNDQALGFYLHAGFRIVSRSERDASGKPYPILHMELNMDHKA; encoded by the coding sequence ATGAACCCACAAATCTCCCTCGTTGAACCCGATGATTATCCTGAACTGGTGGCAGTTTGGGAAGATTCCGTCCGAGCGACACACGACTTTTTACAGGAAGCAGATATTCAATATTTCAAGCCCCTCATTCTAAACACCTACTTGGATGCTGTCGAATTGAGATGCGTGAAGGATGCTCAAGGAAGCATTTTGGGCTTTTCGGGGGTAGCAGAGGGGAATTTGGAAATGCTCTTCATCCATTCAGAGGCGCGCGGACAAGGAATCGGCAAAGCATTGCTGAATCACGCCATCGAAGCCTTGCTGGTGCGCAAAGTCGATGTCAACGAGCAAAACGACCAGGCCCTGGGATTTTACCTGCATGCGGGCTTTCGGATCGTCTCTCGCTCAGAGCGCGATGCATCGGGAAAACCTTACCCCATTCTCCACATGGAATTGAACATGGATCATAAAGCCTAG
- a CDS encoding alpha-ketoglutarate-dependent dioxygenase AlkB yields the protein MNPITFHPDYLSDPATIFDDLLHSVNWDERMRARKTASFGVPYNYSQITYPEAPFPPGIKFMLDQLEETLGFRPNNCLINYYLDGKSTMGWHSDQTDILEVDTGVAIISLGATRTLRFRKISDKDLKHDYPLPAGSMIYMTQEAQEIWQHAIPKADVQDGRMSLTFRLIKG from the coding sequence ATGAATCCCATTACCTTTCACCCAGACTATCTTTCCGATCCCGCCACCATTTTCGACGACTTGCTCCACTCGGTGAACTGGGATGAGCGGATGCGCGCCCGCAAAACCGCCAGTTTTGGCGTTCCCTACAATTATTCTCAGATCACCTACCCAGAAGCACCCTTTCCCCCCGGTATAAAATTCATGCTCGATCAACTTGAGGAAACGCTGGGATTTCGTCCGAATAATTGCCTCATAAACTACTATCTGGACGGCAAGTCCACCATGGGTTGGCATTCAGACCAGACCGATATCTTGGAGGTGGATACAGGCGTGGCGATCATTTCACTGGGGGCTACCCGAACGCTCCGATTCCGCAAAATCTCCGACAAAGACCTCAAGCACGACTATCCACTCCCAGCGGGATCGATGATCTACATGACGCAGGAGGCTCAGGAGATTTGGCAGCATGCCATCCCCAAAGCAGATGTGCAGGATGGCCGGATGAGCCTGACCTTTCGATTGATCAAAGGCTGA
- the ftsY gene encoding signal recognition particle-docking protein FtsY, with product MLNFFKKKENKDKLNKGLEKTKQGFFSKLSKAIVGKSKVDDEVLDDLEEVLIASDVGVKTTVKIIERIEKRAAEEKYSSTKELDFLLKDTIEQLVLENHPESRNYFEIPEVQHEGKKVPYVVMVVGVNGVGKTTTIGKLSHQLKNKGYKVLLGAADTFRAAAVDQLKLWSERVGVDFYSKGMNTDPGAVAYESVQAGVKSGADIVLVDTAGRLHNKKHLMAELSKIKRSMTKVIPGAPHEVLLVLDASTGQNAVNQAQAFTEATEVSSLALTKLDGTAKGGVVIGVSDLFKIPVKYIGVGEGTDDLQTFDAREFVDSMFNQPK from the coding sequence ATGCTGAATTTTTTCAAGAAGAAAGAAAATAAAGATAAGCTCAACAAAGGACTGGAAAAGACCAAGCAAGGCTTTTTCTCCAAATTGAGCAAAGCGATCGTCGGGAAGAGCAAGGTGGACGATGAGGTGCTCGACGATTTGGAGGAGGTGCTGATCGCCAGTGATGTCGGCGTCAAGACCACCGTCAAAATCATCGAACGCATCGAGAAACGCGCAGCAGAAGAAAAGTATTCCAGCACCAAGGAGTTGGATTTTCTCCTCAAGGATACGATCGAGCAATTGGTCCTCGAAAACCATCCCGAGTCGCGCAACTACTTCGAGATTCCTGAAGTACAGCACGAAGGCAAAAAGGTGCCTTACGTGGTCATGGTCGTCGGCGTAAACGGTGTCGGCAAAACCACCACCATCGGTAAGCTTAGCCATCAGCTGAAGAATAAAGGATACAAGGTCCTCCTCGGTGCCGCGGATACGTTCCGTGCTGCCGCGGTAGATCAACTCAAGCTCTGGTCTGAACGCGTAGGGGTGGATTTCTACTCCAAGGGCATGAATACAGATCCCGGTGCCGTCGCCTACGAATCTGTGCAGGCAGGAGTGAAATCTGGTGCTGACATCGTATTGGTGGACACTGCTGGTCGTCTTCACAACAAAAAGCACCTCATGGCGGAGCTCTCCAAAATCAAGCGTTCCATGACCAAGGTGATTCCCGGTGCACCTCACGAAGTCCTACTGGTGCTGGACGCCTCGACGGGTCAGAATGCGGTCAATCAGGCGCAGGCATTTACAGAGGCGACGGAGGTTTCTTCTCTGGCATTGACCAAGCTCGACGGTACTGCCAAGGGGGGCGTAGTGATCGGTGTATCAGACCTCTTCAAGATTCCGGTGAAATACATTGGCGTAGGGGAGGGCACTGACGACCTCCAGACCTTCGATGCCCGCGAATTCGTGGACTCGATGTTCAACCAACCGAAATAG
- a CDS encoding NAD(P)/FAD-dependent oxidoreductase encodes MLYFCGMGKPVIVFVGGGAAGFFGAANTAELLPEAEIIILEQAKQVLGKVKVSGGGRCNVTNGCFVPKELSKHYPRGQRALIGPFTRFMTGDTMEWFESRGVPLKIEPDNRVFPTSDNSQSIIDCLVNSVDKYGVSIRKQTRLVDMTQSAEGKWRLDLGKKGELLADHVVFTPGAAQPIWNLLEKLGHTIAAPVPSLFTFNIKDRRIDGLMGLSVPRAQVRIKTAKLKDEGPLLITHWGMSGPAVLKLSAWGARALAACNYQFQLEVCWLPDWKFGQVEDHFQHLRSSQPKKQILSNAQFDLPSRLWKSLGEYVGIKPEQRWAEITNKQISAWVEELVRGQYPVNGKSTFKEEFVTCGGVDLKEVDFKTMGSKILPNVHFAGEVLDIDAITGGFNFQAAWTGSWIAAQALAESAQ; translated from the coding sequence ATGTTGTACTTTTGCGGCATGGGAAAACCGGTTATCGTATTTGTGGGAGGTGGAGCGGCAGGATTTTTCGGCGCAGCCAATACCGCGGAGCTGCTTCCAGAGGCAGAAATCATCATCTTGGAACAGGCCAAGCAGGTCCTCGGAAAAGTCAAAGTTTCGGGCGGTGGTCGATGCAATGTCACCAACGGCTGTTTCGTGCCCAAAGAGCTCAGCAAGCATTATCCGCGTGGGCAGCGAGCGCTGATTGGGCCGTTCACCCGATTCATGACCGGAGATACCATGGAGTGGTTTGAATCCCGAGGGGTGCCCCTCAAGATCGAACCGGACAACCGTGTTTTTCCCACTTCGGACAATTCCCAATCCATCATCGATTGCCTCGTGAATTCAGTGGACAAGTACGGCGTGTCTATTCGGAAGCAGACTCGATTGGTGGATATGACACAGAGTGCCGAGGGAAAATGGCGGCTCGATTTGGGCAAAAAGGGAGAACTACTGGCGGATCATGTGGTCTTCACTCCGGGAGCTGCCCAGCCTATCTGGAACCTGCTGGAAAAATTGGGACACACCATCGCAGCGCCTGTTCCTTCCCTATTCACCTTCAATATCAAAGATCGTCGCATCGATGGCTTGATGGGGTTGTCGGTTCCGCGTGCGCAAGTCCGCATCAAAACCGCCAAACTCAAGGATGAAGGGCCCTTGCTGATCACACATTGGGGGATGAGCGGTCCAGCCGTCCTAAAGCTTTCTGCTTGGGGAGCACGCGCATTGGCAGCTTGCAACTATCAGTTTCAGTTGGAAGTGTGCTGGCTTCCTGACTGGAAGTTTGGCCAAGTGGAGGACCATTTTCAGCACCTCCGAAGCAGTCAGCCCAAAAAGCAGATTTTGTCCAACGCCCAATTCGACCTTCCGAGCCGGTTGTGGAAGTCCTTGGGCGAATATGTAGGCATCAAACCCGAACAACGTTGGGCCGAGATCACCAACAAGCAGATTTCTGCTTGGGTGGAGGAATTGGTCCGGGGTCAATATCCAGTGAATGGCAAAAGCACCTTCAAAGAGGAGTTTGTCACCTGTGGAGGCGTGGATTTGAAGGAGGTGGATTTCAAGACAATGGGCAGCAAAATTCTCCCAAATGTACACTTTGCGGGTGAGGTGCTGGACATTGACGCGATCACGGGAGGCTTCAATTTCCAGGCGGCTTGGACAGGGAGCTGGATCGCCGCGCAAGCGCTTGCAGAATCAGCCCAATGA
- a CDS encoding T9SS type A sorting domain-containing protein: protein MNRIFTTLLGALLLINLSFAQDTPNGSLYVLNEGAFGGLGTIGKIEYPAGTYQHIDSIEAFGNQILVHNNMLYAVDGLGDILVYDAQNNYAPVDTLTGLSARGIAFFGSQLLVASANVAPFFRALDVNNGYSEIYNLDSVDLPSSRESIQILGDYAFVSAYGFPSDSSVAVINLSGQIVQTLIETEVNPTSVIAVQGNIWVGCPDFFNNQTIIQQINPTSFQVTHTDTVGVYNGSLTHDDDEIFFDDLNGSGVVLEYDVTDMEVDTMTIDTTGFDGNVYAMTYSDEAELFFYSLTDYVTFGQVGYFDESGTSPALSTYISPRRMFFVQSTAASVDPIASVSSISLYPNPAQDFLQIKREDASAAAALTIYDLQGKMLLQTAFEAGAETMTVPVQHFPAGMYQVQVVNGQNSWTGKIIKR from the coding sequence ATGAACAGAATTTTTACCACTCTGCTCGGCGCCTTGCTGCTGATCAACCTCTCTTTTGCACAGGATACGCCCAATGGCTCGCTCTATGTCCTCAATGAAGGCGCATTTGGTGGCTTGGGAACCATCGGCAAAATCGAGTACCCTGCTGGAACTTATCAGCATATCGATTCTATCGAGGCTTTCGGCAACCAGATCTTGGTGCACAACAATATGCTCTATGCCGTGGATGGATTGGGCGATATCCTCGTCTACGATGCGCAAAACAACTACGCTCCTGTGGATACCTTGACGGGATTGTCCGCTCGGGGAATTGCTTTCTTCGGTAGCCAATTGTTGGTGGCCTCTGCGAATGTCGCACCGTTTTTCCGCGCGTTGGATGTGAACAATGGCTACAGCGAAATCTACAACTTGGATTCCGTGGATTTGCCTTCTAGCCGCGAGTCTATCCAAATTTTGGGGGACTATGCATTCGTCTCTGCTTATGGATTTCCTTCCGATAGCTCTGTAGCGGTGATTAATCTCTCCGGTCAAATCGTACAAACCTTGATTGAGACTGAGGTGAATCCTACCAGTGTGATCGCGGTTCAGGGAAATATCTGGGTAGGATGCCCTGATTTCTTCAACAATCAGACGATCATTCAGCAGATCAATCCTACCTCCTTCCAAGTCACCCACACCGATACCGTGGGTGTCTACAACGGTAGTTTGACGCACGATGATGATGAGATTTTCTTCGACGATCTCAATGGAAGTGGAGTGGTATTGGAGTACGATGTGACGGATATGGAGGTGGATACCATGACCATTGACACCACAGGATTTGATGGAAATGTCTATGCGATGACTTATTCCGACGAAGCTGAATTGTTCTTTTATTCCTTGACGGATTATGTTACTTTTGGTCAAGTAGGATATTTTGATGAGAGTGGAACTTCGCCTGCCCTTTCCACCTATATCTCCCCTCGCCGGATGTTCTTCGTGCAGTCTACTGCTGCATCTGTAGATCCGATTGCTTCCGTATCCAGCATTTCTCTGTATCCAAACCCTGCACAGGACTTCCTCCAGATCAAACGTGAGGATGCTTCCGCTGCTGCAGCTTTGACCATCTATGACCTGCAAGGCAAGATGTTGCTTCAAACTGCTTTCGAAGCAGGAGCTGAAACCATGACTGTCCCTGTTCAGCATTTCCCAGCGGGAATGTACCAAGTGCAAGTCGTCAATGGTCAAAATTCTTGGACCGGAAAAATCATAAAACGATAA
- a CDS encoding DUF5074 domain-containing protein — MNVSRHFYIWAILLIAAISSCGEAPIPTPEPPIPPADSSSVWIVNEGNFQWANASLSRYSSSANVVEQAVFHQVNERDLGDVAQSASLFRGKVYLPVNNSGKVEVIDPQTGESIQTLTGFTSPRFFLGLNEQKAYVTDLYGQAVSIVDLEQGTRTGEIPLAGWTEELTEVNGLVWVTNLYREHIYLIDPNMDEVVDSVEVGLGSNSLEVDADGYLWVLGEGDVIQDVGGFLVQIDPESRQVVRSFSFEADEHPTELAIDPDGRQLYFLMEGIHSLEIEDVELPDSPWVNGAGLNLYGLGVHPQSGEVYALDAIDFVQPGVGIRYDTEGQMLETFDTGIIPGALLFVD, encoded by the coding sequence ATGAACGTTTCCCGACACTTCTATATCTGGGCAATTCTCCTGATAGCAGCCATCTCGAGCTGTGGAGAGGCGCCCATTCCTACTCCCGAACCACCGATCCCTCCCGCTGATTCATCTTCCGTCTGGATTGTCAATGAAGGCAATTTTCAATGGGCCAATGCTTCGCTTTCGCGGTACTCATCTAGTGCCAATGTCGTCGAGCAAGCAGTGTTTCATCAGGTCAATGAACGAGACTTGGGAGATGTCGCCCAGTCTGCCAGCTTGTTTCGCGGCAAGGTCTACCTCCCGGTGAACAACTCCGGCAAGGTAGAGGTGATCGATCCCCAAACAGGGGAATCTATCCAGACTCTCACGGGATTTACTTCACCACGCTTTTTCCTTGGGCTAAATGAGCAGAAGGCCTATGTGACAGATTTGTATGGGCAGGCGGTTTCCATTGTGGATTTGGAACAAGGTACCCGTACGGGGGAAATTCCGCTGGCTGGCTGGACAGAAGAACTGACGGAAGTGAACGGCCTGGTTTGGGTGACCAATCTGTACCGAGAGCATATCTACCTGATCGATCCCAATATGGACGAGGTAGTAGATAGCGTGGAAGTGGGGCTGGGTTCCAATAGCCTGGAGGTGGATGCAGATGGCTATTTGTGGGTATTGGGGGAAGGCGATGTCATACAGGACGTGGGCGGTTTTCTGGTGCAAATCGATCCGGAAAGTCGCCAGGTTGTGAGATCCTTTTCTTTTGAAGCCGATGAGCATCCGACTGAACTCGCCATAGATCCAGACGGCCGGCAGCTCTATTTCCTGATGGAAGGCATTCATTCCCTGGAGATTGAAGACGTGGAGTTGCCCGATTCTCCTTGGGTGAATGGCGCTGGCCTGAATCTCTACGGTTTGGGGGTTCATCCACAATCGGGGGAAGTGTATGCCCTCGATGCAATTGACTTTGTACAGCCCGGTGTGGGCATCCGATACGATACTGAAGGCCAGATGCTGGAAACCTTCGATACGGGCATCATTCCCGGTGCCCTTTTATTTGTTGACTAA